Proteins from a genomic interval of Streptomyces sp. NBC_01445:
- the galE gene encoding UDP-glucose 4-epimerase GalE, with translation MKVLIAGGAGFIGSTIASACLDAGITPVILDSLVTGRREFTEGRVFYEGDIADGTLVDRVFAEHPDIDAVIQCAALIVVPDSVADPVGYYEANVGKSLDFVGHLLRNGCSRLIFSSSASIYRANDDLTVDEESAVEPLSPYARTKAVCEAMFADIAATRPLRVLSLRYFNPIGADPKMRTGLQLPRPSHALGQMILAQEDGVPFRVTGTDYPTRDGSGIRDYVHVWDLAAAHLAALRTFDTLLAGATTSTVVNLGTGTGTTVRELLDAFNSVTDAPISSVDTARRPGDVVGAYTRSDRAQELLGWQSQYSVADGIRDSLRWAALRGEILAG, from the coding sequence GTGAAGGTATTGATCGCCGGAGGCGCCGGATTCATCGGAAGCACGATCGCCTCGGCCTGCCTGGACGCCGGGATCACCCCGGTCATCCTCGACAGCCTGGTGACGGGGAGGCGGGAGTTCACCGAAGGGCGCGTGTTCTACGAGGGTGACATCGCGGACGGCACGCTCGTGGACCGCGTCTTCGCCGAGCATCCCGACATCGACGCGGTAATCCAGTGCGCGGCCCTGATCGTGGTGCCGGACTCGGTCGCGGATCCGGTGGGCTACTACGAGGCGAACGTAGGGAAGAGCCTCGACTTCGTCGGCCATCTCCTGCGCAACGGCTGCTCCCGCCTGATCTTCAGCTCCTCCGCCTCGATCTACCGCGCGAACGACGACCTGACCGTGGACGAGGAGTCCGCCGTCGAGCCACTGAGCCCCTATGCCCGCACCAAGGCCGTGTGTGAGGCGATGTTCGCCGACATCGCCGCCACCCGGCCCCTCCGCGTACTGTCCCTGCGCTACTTCAACCCGATCGGCGCCGACCCCAAGATGCGCACGGGCCTGCAACTGCCGCGCCCCAGCCATGCCCTGGGCCAGATGATCCTGGCCCAGGAGGACGGCGTCCCGTTCCGGGTCACCGGCACCGACTACCCGACCCGCGACGGCTCCGGGATCCGGGACTACGTGCATGTCTGGGACCTGGCCGCCGCCCATCTGGCAGCCCTGCGGACCTTCGACACCCTCCTCGCCGGGGCGACCACGTCCACCGTTGTCAACCTCGGCACCGGCACGGGCACCACCGTGCGTGAACTCCTTGACGCCTTCAACAGCGTGACGGACGCGCCGATCTCCTCCGTCGACACCGCACGCCGGCCCGGTGACGTCGTGGGGGCCTATACGCGCAGCGACCGGGCGCAGGAACTGCTCGGGTGGCAGTCCCAGTACTCGGTCGCCGACGGCATCCGTGACTCCCTTCGGTGGGCGGCGCTCCGGGGCGAGATCCTGGCCGGGTAG
- a CDS encoding phosphatidylinositol-specific phospholipase C/glycerophosphodiester phosphodiesterase family protein, whose amino-acid sequence MAHLTRRRALTTLAAAVTATVAVPGHAQASERGRGPRPLLRAHAHNDYEHPRPLLDALDHRFASVEADIYLVDGELLVAHDPIDLDPKRTLAALYLEPLAARVRANHGSVYRGYRTPLQLLVDIKTEGAATYLELDRQLRGHRNLFTTYAHGHVRTGAVTAVISGDRAAREPMERQRARSAFYDGRLTDLGAAAPASFTPLISDNWANNFTWQGAGPIPAAEREKLRSIVSAAHREGRRVRFWATPDVAGPERDAVWGELLAAGVDHLNTDDLAGLEAFLDAHEK is encoded by the coding sequence ATGGCTCACCTCACCCGTCGCAGAGCCCTCACGACCCTCGCCGCGGCGGTCACCGCGACCGTCGCCGTGCCCGGGCACGCGCAGGCGTCCGAGCGGGGGCGCGGCCCCCGCCCCCTGCTGCGCGCCCACGCACACAACGACTACGAGCACCCCCGGCCCCTCCTCGACGCCCTCGACCACCGCTTCGCCAGCGTCGAGGCGGACATCTACCTCGTCGACGGCGAGCTTCTCGTCGCGCACGACCCGATCGACCTCGACCCGAAGCGCACCCTCGCCGCGCTCTACCTGGAGCCGCTCGCGGCCCGCGTCAGGGCCAACCACGGCTCCGTGTACCGGGGTTACCGCACGCCCCTCCAGCTCCTCGTCGACATCAAGACCGAGGGCGCGGCCACCTACCTCGAACTCGACCGCCAACTGCGTGGCCACCGCAACCTGTTCACCACATACGCCCATGGACACGTGCGCACCGGCGCGGTCACCGCGGTGATCTCCGGGGACCGCGCCGCCCGCGAGCCCATGGAGCGGCAGCGAGCGCGCAGCGCGTTCTACGACGGCCGCCTCACCGACCTCGGCGCCGCCGCGCCCGCCTCCTTCACTCCGCTCATCAGCGACAACTGGGCCAACAACTTCACCTGGCAGGGCGCGGGACCGATCCCGGCCGCCGAGCGCGAGAAGCTGCGTTCCATCGTGTCGGCCGCCCACCGGGAGGGCCGCCGCGTCCGCTTCTGGGCGACGCCCGACGTCGCGGGACCCGAGCGCGACGCCGTGTGGGGCGAGTTGCTCGCTGCCGGCGTGGACCACCTCAACACGGACGACCTCGCGGGTCTCGAAGCGTTCCTCGACGCCCACGAGAAGTAG
- a CDS encoding ABC transporter ATP-binding protein — protein sequence MLELISVTAGYERGNPVVRNAGLAIAPGEAVGLLGPSGCGKSTLARVAALLHRPDSGRVVIDGEPARGWRHRAPREQRTAFGVVFQQPRMSADPRLRLAALIAEPLRATGLKPDDRVGELAATVGLGADLLSRRPHEVSDGQLQRACLARALALRPRWLICDEMTAMLDASTTAALVGVVENYRAETGAGLLAVGHDRRLLERWCGRTVEWDALGSAGEGR from the coding sequence GTGCTTGAACTGATCTCCGTCACCGCCGGGTACGAGCGCGGCAACCCCGTCGTGCGGAACGCCGGCCTGGCCATCGCCCCCGGCGAGGCCGTCGGGCTCCTCGGACCCAGCGGCTGCGGCAAGTCCACGCTCGCCCGTGTCGCCGCCCTGCTCCACCGCCCCGACTCCGGCCGCGTCGTCATCGACGGGGAGCCGGCCCGCGGCTGGCGCCACCGCGCGCCCCGCGAGCAGCGCACCGCGTTCGGCGTGGTCTTCCAGCAGCCGCGCATGTCGGCCGACCCGCGGCTGCGCCTCGCCGCCCTCATCGCCGAACCGCTGCGGGCCACCGGCCTGAAGCCGGACGATCGCGTCGGCGAGCTGGCCGCGACCGTCGGCCTGGGCGCCGACCTCCTGTCACGGCGGCCCCACGAGGTCAGCGACGGACAGCTGCAACGCGCCTGCCTCGCCCGTGCCCTCGCCCTGCGCCCCCGCTGGCTGATCTGTGACGAGATGACGGCGATGCTCGACGCGTCCACGACGGCGGCCCTGGTGGGCGTTGTGGAGAACTATCGCGCGGAGACGGGCGCGGGGCTGCTGGCCGTGGGCCACGACCGGCGTCTCCTCGAGCGCTGGTGCGGCCGGACGGTGGAGTGGGACGCGCTGGGCTCCGCCGGAGAAGGCAGGTGA
- a CDS encoding ABC transporter ATP-binding protein, whose protein sequence is MRDGAYVQAVSGARFDLAAGECLALVGESGCGKSVLASALLGLLPGNAETAGSAFIGGLDLLAADGRTLARTVRGRRVGLVPQSPAAHLTPVRTVRSQLEETVRELTGVRRGPRLRAAAEEAAERAAFPAGHLDRHPHELSGGLAQRAATALALVGDAPLLLADEPTTGLDRDLVERTVDELRRHIGAERALLLITHDLAAAERIADRVAVMYASRIVELADAADFFGSPGPRHPYARGLLDALPDREFTPIPGMPPELGALPAGCAFAARCDRATDTCGARPALADGVACHHPATAPLEAPRA, encoded by the coding sequence ATGCGAGACGGCGCGTACGTCCAGGCTGTCAGCGGCGCACGCTTCGACCTCGCGGCCGGCGAGTGCCTGGCCCTCGTCGGCGAGAGCGGCTGCGGCAAGTCGGTGCTCGCGTCGGCCCTCCTCGGGCTCCTGCCGGGCAACGCGGAGACCGCCGGGTCCGCGTTCATCGGCGGCCTCGACCTGCTCGCCGCCGACGGGCGCACCCTGGCCCGCACCGTTCGCGGCCGCCGCGTCGGCCTCGTACCGCAGAGCCCCGCCGCGCACCTCACACCCGTACGGACCGTCCGTTCCCAACTGGAGGAAACAGTACGTGAGTTGACCGGCGTGCGACGCGGGCCACGGCTGCGGGCCGCCGCCGAGGAGGCTGCGGAGCGCGCCGCGTTCCCCGCCGGGCATCTCGACCGGCACCCGCACGAACTGTCCGGCGGGCTCGCCCAGCGGGCCGCGACCGCGCTGGCCCTGGTCGGCGACGCGCCCCTGCTCCTCGCCGACGAGCCCACGACCGGGCTCGACCGCGACCTCGTGGAGCGCACCGTCGACGAACTGCGCCGCCACATCGGGGCCGAGCGCGCGCTCCTGCTCATCACGCACGACCTCGCGGCGGCCGAGCGGATCGCCGACCGCGTGGCCGTGATGTACGCGAGCCGCATCGTCGAACTCGCCGACGCCGCCGACTTCTTCGGCAGCCCCGGGCCCCGGCACCCGTACGCACGCGGCCTCCTCGACGCCCTGCCGGACCGCGAGTTCACGCCCATTCCCGGGATGCCGCCCGAACTGGGCGCACTCCCGGCCGGCTGCGCGTTCGCCGCACGCTGCGACCGCGCCACCGACACCTGCGGGGCCCGCCCCGCACTCGCGGACGGCGTGGCCTGCCACCATCCCGCGACCGCCCCGCTGGAGGCGCCTCGTGCTTGA
- a CDS encoding ABC transporter permease, which translates to MAELTWRTYGGARRSTRAWRVRTSAVLVAAVVLAVLVVPPLAHLDEQAVDLAAKLRPPSWAHLFGTDDVGRDLLLRCVYGLRVSLLVGVVAAVVATVIGTAVGALAGAVGGWTDRVVMRLVDVFSSVPHLLLGIFIVAMFRPGVWPVVVSVALTHWLSTARIVRAEVLSLRSRPYIDAAVSGGSSRWRIAVRHLLPGVLPQAALAAVLMVPHAIWHESALSFLGLGLPAHQASLGTLVQSARGSLLAGEWWPTLFPGLFIIVPTLAIAGLAGAWRERLNPRRRSELML; encoded by the coding sequence ATGGCTGAACTCACCTGGCGCACCTACGGCGGCGCGCGTCGCTCCACGCGCGCGTGGCGGGTGCGCACGTCCGCCGTCCTCGTCGCGGCGGTCGTCCTCGCCGTCCTCGTCGTGCCGCCCCTCGCGCACCTCGACGAACAGGCCGTAGACCTCGCCGCCAAGCTTCGACCGCCCTCGTGGGCCCATCTGTTCGGCACCGACGACGTGGGCCGCGACCTGCTGCTGCGCTGCGTGTACGGGCTGCGCGTCTCCCTCCTCGTCGGGGTCGTCGCCGCCGTCGTGGCGACCGTCATCGGCACGGCCGTGGGCGCGCTCGCGGGCGCCGTCGGCGGCTGGACGGACCGGGTCGTCATGCGGCTCGTGGACGTCTTCTCGTCGGTGCCGCACCTGCTCCTCGGCATCTTCATCGTCGCCATGTTCCGGCCGGGCGTCTGGCCGGTCGTCGTCTCCGTGGCGCTCACGCACTGGCTGTCCACGGCCCGTATCGTGCGCGCCGAAGTCCTCTCCCTGCGCTCACGGCCGTATATCGACGCGGCCGTGTCCGGGGGCTCTTCGCGGTGGCGGATCGCCGTGCGCCACCTGCTGCCGGGCGTCCTTCCGCAGGCCGCGCTCGCCGCCGTGCTCATGGTGCCGCACGCCATCTGGCACGAGTCCGCCCTGTCGTTCCTCGGCCTGGGCCTGCCCGCGCACCAGGCGAGCCTGGGCACCCTCGTGCAGTCCGCGCGGGGTTCGCTGCTCGCCGGGGAGTGGTGGCCGACCCTCTTCCCCGGCCTGTTCATCATCGTGCCGACCCTGGCGATCGCGGGCCTCGCGGGCGCCTGGCGGGAACGGCTCAACCCCCGCCGCCGATCGGAGCTCATGCTTTGA
- a CDS encoding ABC transporter permease, whose translation MARLTGRRILFAVPVLATVTFGVFAIAAASPFDPVKAYAGTAGLTSSQDNLDQLRANLGVDRPLVTRWWDWLTSALRGDLGDSSVLRQPVADVVGERIGWSVLLAATAFLAAVLLGTALGVLAARRQGGWLDRAVRAVAYTLEAAPPFWLGLLAVWLFALKLGALPAGGLTDTGSTTITAGQVASHLALPAAVLAVSQLPWFVLYVRQGVGDALEEDPVRGARARGLAPRTVLIGHALRSGMLPVLTLIGSRVPELITGALLVETVFSWPGIAAATVQAATSIDFPLLAALTVLATLAVLLGNLAADLLYGLADPRVGFDG comes from the coding sequence ATGGCGCGCCTGACGGGACGGCGGATCCTCTTCGCCGTCCCGGTCCTCGCCACCGTGACCTTCGGCGTCTTCGCGATCGCCGCCGCGTCCCCCTTCGACCCCGTCAAGGCCTACGCGGGCACGGCCGGCCTCACCTCCTCGCAGGACAACCTCGACCAGCTCCGCGCCAACCTCGGCGTCGACCGGCCCCTCGTCACCCGCTGGTGGGACTGGCTGACCTCCGCCCTCCGGGGCGACCTGGGAGACTCCTCCGTACTGCGGCAGCCCGTCGCCGACGTCGTCGGCGAACGCATCGGCTGGTCCGTCCTGCTCGCGGCCACCGCCTTCCTCGCCGCCGTCCTGCTCGGCACGGCGCTCGGCGTCCTCGCCGCGCGACGCCAGGGCGGATGGCTCGACCGGGCCGTCAGGGCGGTCGCCTACACCCTCGAAGCCGCGCCCCCGTTCTGGCTGGGCCTGCTCGCCGTCTGGCTGTTCGCCCTCAAACTCGGCGCACTCCCGGCCGGCGGACTCACCGACACCGGCAGCACCACGATCACCGCCGGACAGGTCGCCTCGCACCTGGCGCTCCCCGCTGCCGTCCTCGCCGTCTCGCAACTTCCCTGGTTCGTCCTGTACGTACGCCAGGGCGTGGGCGACGCACTCGAGGAGGATCCCGTCCGCGGGGCGCGCGCACGCGGACTCGCCCCGCGCACCGTCCTGATCGGCCATGCCCTGCGCTCCGGAATGCTGCCTGTTCTGACCCTCATCGGCTCCCGAGTACCCGAACTGATCACCGGCGCACTCCTGGTGGAGACCGTGTTCAGCTGGCCCGGCATCGCCGCCGCGACCGTGCAGGCCGCGACATCCATCGACTTCCCGCTGCTCGCCGCGCTGACCGTGCTCGCCACGCTCGCCGTCCTCCTCGGAAACCTGGCCGCGGACCTCCTGTACGGCCTCGCCGACCCGAGAGTGGGCTTCGATGGCTGA
- a CDS encoding ABC transporter substrate-binding protein, which yields MVVRPARGATAVAAVAALSVTASACSAPGGSGEGGKGRAASSAVVGIAYEPDTLSPLLGYGKDGNSKIFDGLLTHDADMKLQPALAAALPKVSADGRTYTYKLRDGVRFSDGKPFSAKDVVFTYETILDKKTNNASKTELDAVDTVEAKGDDTVVFRLKYPYAPFAERTVLPIAPEHIAGKQDVNTGDFTTKPIGTGPYTLVKWSKGEKLTFKANPRYWGGEPKVRNFTMAIVKDDDVRATRLRSGDLDGAILPPNLVATFKSDGDKKTYAARTFDYRVVTLPTGNKVAGDTAVRRALDIGVDRKAMVDSILYGAGKEAYGPVPTDSPWFTEGTERTHDLAKARRILDDAGWKAGKDGIRVRNGVRASFPLWYLTGDKLRQDHALAYASDAKKLGIQIKVESGTWEVIEPRMPKDAVLAGGGSPADPDFDQYTLLKSSLAGNGFNNMAWYDNARVDKALDAARRTDDRDSRKAAYDTVQRELVKNPGYTFLTHIDHLYVVGDRFGDLTTQVEPHDHGLASGPWWNVEKWQPAS from the coding sequence ATGGTGGTCAGGCCGGCACGAGGTGCGACAGCGGTGGCGGCGGTCGCCGCATTGTCGGTGACCGCCTCGGCCTGTTCGGCGCCCGGCGGCTCGGGCGAGGGCGGCAAGGGGCGGGCGGCGTCGAGCGCGGTCGTGGGCATCGCCTACGAACCGGACACGCTCAGCCCGCTCCTGGGCTACGGCAAGGACGGCAACTCGAAGATCTTCGACGGCCTGCTCACCCACGACGCGGACATGAAGCTGCAGCCCGCGCTCGCCGCCGCCCTGCCGAAGGTGAGCGCCGACGGCCGCACGTACACGTACAAGCTGCGCGACGGCGTGCGGTTCAGCGACGGGAAGCCCTTCTCGGCGAAGGACGTCGTCTTCACCTACGAGACGATCCTCGACAAGAAGACCAACAACGCCTCCAAGACGGAACTCGACGCCGTCGACACGGTCGAGGCCAAGGGGGACGACACCGTCGTCTTCCGCCTCAAGTACCCATACGCCCCGTTCGCCGAGCGCACCGTCCTGCCCATCGCGCCCGAGCACATAGCGGGCAAGCAGGACGTCAACACCGGCGACTTCACCACGAAGCCGATCGGCACCGGGCCGTACACGCTCGTGAAGTGGTCCAAGGGAGAGAAGCTCACCTTCAAGGCCAACCCCCGCTACTGGGGCGGCGAGCCGAAGGTCAGGAACTTCACCATGGCCATCGTCAAGGACGACGACGTGCGCGCCACCCGGCTGCGCTCCGGCGACCTCGACGGCGCCATCCTGCCGCCCAACCTCGTCGCGACGTTCAAGAGCGACGGCGACAAGAAGACGTACGCCGCCCGCACCTTCGACTACCGCGTCGTGACCCTGCCCACCGGCAACAAGGTGGCCGGGGACACCGCCGTGCGGCGCGCGCTCGACATCGGCGTCGACCGCAAGGCCATGGTCGACTCGATCCTCTACGGCGCGGGCAAGGAGGCGTACGGCCCGGTCCCGACCGACAGCCCCTGGTTCACCGAGGGCACCGAGCGCACCCACGACCTCGCGAAGGCCAGGAGGATCCTCGACGACGCGGGCTGGAAGGCCGGCAAGGACGGGATCCGGGTCAGGAACGGCGTCCGAGCCTCTTTCCCGCTCTGGTACCTGACCGGCGACAAGCTCCGCCAGGACCACGCCCTCGCCTACGCCTCCGACGCCAAGAAGCTCGGCATCCAGATCAAGGTCGAGTCCGGCACCTGGGAGGTCATCGAGCCGCGCATGCCCAAGGACGCGGTCCTTGCGGGCGGCGGCTCCCCGGCCGACCCCGACTTCGACCAGTACACGCTCCTCAAGTCCTCCCTCGCGGGCAACGGCTTCAACAACATGGCCTGGTACGACAACGCGCGTGTCGACAAGGCGCTCGACGCGGCCCGTAGGACCGACGACCGCGACAGCCGCAAGGCCGCCTACGACACCGTGCAGCGCGAACTCGTGAAGAACCCCGGCTACACCTTCCTCACCCACATCGACCACCTCTATGTCGTCGGCGACCGGTTCGGCGACCTCACCACCCAGGTCGAGCCGCACGACCACGGGCTCGCGTCCGGCCCCTGGTGGAACGTCGAGAAGTGGCAGCCGGCCTCGTGA
- a CDS encoding acyl-CoA dehydrogenase family protein: MSDLLYTEEEEALRSAVRGLLAAHCDAASVLARVETDEPHDRALWKSLAEGMGLAGLLIPEELGGQGATHREVAVVLEELGRSVAPVPYLTSAVVATEALLDCSGDEASALLGALASGRTVGALAVPLSAAPGQAFSGVREEGGRLEGQVTGVADAAAADVLLVPTSSGLYAVDVTDDGVTVEARTSLDPTRPVATVTFAGARARVLTDNAVPAVRRALRAGAGLLASEQLGLADWCLTETVRYTRERHQFNRPVGSFQALKHRLAQVWLEVVGVRAAARSAADTLAAGSDDADVAVAVAQAYAGPAAVHAAEEALQLHGGIGMTWEHPVHLYLKRAKADSIALGSAGRHREELAELVDLRAP; the protein is encoded by the coding sequence ATGAGCGATCTGCTGTACACGGAGGAGGAAGAGGCGCTGCGGTCCGCCGTGCGCGGCCTCCTCGCGGCCCACTGCGACGCCGCGTCGGTGCTCGCCCGCGTCGAGACGGACGAGCCGCACGACCGCGCGCTGTGGAAGTCCCTCGCCGAGGGCATGGGGCTCGCGGGCCTGCTGATCCCCGAGGAGCTCGGCGGCCAGGGCGCGACGCACCGCGAAGTGGCCGTGGTGCTTGAGGAGTTGGGGCGCTCCGTCGCCCCCGTTCCCTATCTCACCAGCGCCGTCGTCGCGACCGAGGCGCTCCTCGACTGCTCGGGCGACGAAGCCTCCGCGCTGCTCGGCGCGCTCGCGTCGGGCCGCACGGTGGGCGCGCTCGCCGTGCCCCTGTCGGCCGCGCCCGGCCAGGCCTTCAGTGGCGTACGCGAGGAGGGTGGCCGGCTGGAGGGGCAGGTCACCGGCGTCGCAGACGCGGCGGCGGCCGATGTGCTCCTCGTACCGACGAGCAGCGGCCTGTACGCGGTCGATGTCACCGACGACGGCGTCACCGTCGAGGCGCGGACGTCCCTCGACCCCACCCGGCCCGTCGCCACGGTGACCTTCGCCGGTGCACGCGCGCGCGTGCTGACCGACAACGCGGTCCCGGCCGTCCGCCGCGCGCTGCGGGCCGGAGCGGGACTCCTCGCCTCCGAGCAACTCGGCCTCGCCGACTGGTGCTTGACCGAAACGGTCCGCTACACGCGCGAGCGCCACCAGTTCAACCGGCCCGTCGGTTCCTTCCAGGCGCTCAAGCACCGGCTCGCCCAGGTGTGGCTGGAGGTCGTCGGCGTCCGCGCCGCGGCCCGCAGCGCGGCGGACACCCTCGCCGCCGGGAGCGACGACGCCGATGTCGCGGTGGCCGTCGCCCAGGCGTACGCGGGACCTGCGGCCGTCCATGCGGCGGAGGAGGCGCTCCAGCTGCACGGCGGCATCGGCATGACTTGGGAGCACCCCGTCCACCTCTACCTCAAGCGGGCCAAGGCCGACTCGATCGCCCTGGGTTCCGCGGGCAGGCACCGGGAGGAGCTGGCCGAGCTGGTCGACCTCCGCGCGCCCTGA
- a CDS encoding acyl-CoA dehydrogenase family protein — protein sequence MTDAAELRSRTQELLAAYPPATTDRTDFLKARFDAGLAWVHYPQGLGGLGLPRSLQAVVDAELAVADAPDNDPRRIGIGLGMAAPTVLGFGTDEQKQRFLRPLWIGEEVWCQLFSEPGAGSDLAALGTRAVRDEATGDWVINGQKVWTSGAHTARWAILIARTDPDVPKHRGITYFICDMTDPGVEVRPLRQITGEAEFNEVFLTDVRIPDAHRLGEIGDGWKVAQTTLMNERVSIGGSRIPREGGMISAVAKTWRERPELRTHDLHQRLLKLWVEAEVARLTGERLRQQLVAGQPGPEGSGMKLGFARLNQEISGLEIELLGDEGLLYDDWTMRRPAVVDFLARDAGYRYLRAKGNSIEGGTSEVLLNIVAERVLGLPSEPRTDKDVAWKDLAR from the coding sequence ATGACCGACGCCGCCGAACTGCGCAGCCGCACCCAGGAGTTGCTGGCCGCGTATCCGCCCGCCACCACGGACCGTACCGACTTCCTGAAGGCCCGCTTCGACGCCGGGCTCGCGTGGGTGCACTACCCGCAGGGCCTCGGCGGGCTGGGTCTGCCGCGCTCGCTCCAAGCCGTCGTGGACGCCGAACTCGCCGTGGCGGACGCCCCGGACAACGATCCGCGCCGCATCGGCATCGGCCTCGGCATGGCCGCCCCGACGGTGCTCGGATTCGGCACCGACGAGCAGAAACAGCGCTTCCTGCGCCCGTTGTGGATCGGCGAGGAGGTGTGGTGCCAGTTGTTCAGCGAGCCCGGCGCGGGCTCCGACCTCGCGGCCCTCGGCACCCGCGCCGTGCGCGACGAGGCCACCGGCGACTGGGTGATCAACGGCCAGAAGGTGTGGACGTCCGGCGCCCACACCGCCCGCTGGGCCATCCTCATCGCCCGCACCGACCCGGACGTGCCCAAGCACCGCGGCATCACGTACTTCATCTGTGACATGACCGACCCGGGTGTCGAGGTGCGGCCGCTGCGCCAGATCACCGGCGAGGCCGAGTTCAACGAGGTGTTCCTCACCGATGTCCGTATCCCGGACGCGCACCGGCTCGGCGAGATCGGCGACGGCTGGAAGGTCGCGCAGACCACGCTCATGAACGAGCGTGTGTCGATCGGCGGCTCCCGCATTCCGCGCGAGGGCGGCATGATCTCCGCGGTCGCGAAGACCTGGCGCGAACGCCCCGAGCTGCGCACCCACGACCTGCACCAGCGGCTCCTGAAGCTGTGGGTCGAGGCCGAGGTCGCCCGTCTCACCGGCGAGCGCCTGCGCCAGCAGCTGGTCGCGGGCCAGCCGGGCCCCGAGGGCTCCGGCATGAAGCTCGGCTTCGCCCGGCTCAACCAGGAGATCAGCGGCCTGGAGATCGAACTCCTCGGCGATGAGGGCCTGTTGTACGACGACTGGACCATGCGCCGGCCGGCCGTCGTCGACTTCCTGGCCCGGGACGCCGGATACCGCTATCTGCGCGCGAAGGGCAACAGCATCGAGGGCGGGACGAGCGAGGTCCTGCTCAACATCGTCGCCGAACGTGTCCTCGGACTGCCGTCCGAGCCGCGCACCGACAAGGACGTCGCCTGGAAGGACCTCGCGCGATGA
- a CDS encoding NADPH:quinone oxidoreductase family protein, with amino-acid sequence MQAWQVHRNGEPSEVMELADVERPVPGDGQVLLRVRAANINFPDALMCRGQYQVRPPMPFTPGVEICGETEDGRRVLANPALPHGGFAEYAVADAAALLPAPDALDDAEAAALHIGYQTGWFGLHRRAHLQAGETLLVHAAAGGVGSAAVQLGKAAGATVIGVVGGEEKAKVARDLGCDVVIDRRAQDVIAAVKEATGGRGADVIYDPVGGEAYTQSTKVVAFEGRIVVVGFASGTIPSPALNHALVKNYAILGLHWGLYNTKDPKLVAHCHEQLTELAARGAIKPLISERVPLGGAAAAVQRVADGVTTGRVAVVPGHEGAGA; translated from the coding sequence ATGCAGGCATGGCAAGTGCACCGGAACGGCGAGCCGAGCGAGGTGATGGAGCTCGCCGACGTCGAGCGGCCCGTCCCCGGCGACGGCCAGGTCCTGCTCAGGGTGCGCGCGGCGAACATCAACTTCCCCGACGCGCTGATGTGCCGCGGCCAGTACCAGGTGCGGCCGCCGATGCCGTTCACGCCCGGCGTGGAGATCTGCGGCGAGACCGAGGACGGCCGGCGCGTGCTGGCCAACCCCGCGCTGCCGCACGGAGGCTTCGCCGAGTACGCCGTGGCGGACGCCGCCGCCCTGCTGCCCGCGCCCGATGCGCTCGACGACGCCGAGGCCGCGGCCCTGCACATCGGCTACCAGACCGGCTGGTTCGGCCTGCACCGCAGGGCGCACCTCCAGGCCGGCGAGACGCTCCTCGTGCACGCGGCGGCCGGCGGCGTCGGCAGCGCAGCCGTCCAGCTCGGCAAGGCGGCCGGCGCCACCGTCATCGGCGTCGTCGGCGGCGAGGAGAAGGCCAAGGTGGCCCGCGACCTCGGCTGCGACGTCGTCATCGACCGCCGTGCCCAGGACGTCATCGCCGCCGTGAAGGAGGCCACCGGCGGCCGGGGCGCCGACGTCATCTACGACCCGGTCGGCGGCGAGGCGTACACGCAGTCCACGAAGGTCGTCGCCTTCGAGGGCCGGATTGTCGTCGTCGGATTCGCCAGCGGCACGATCCCGAGCCCTGCCCTCAACCACGCCCTGGTGAAGAACTACGCGATCCTCGGCCTGCACTGGGGCCTGTACAACACCAAGGACCCGAAGCTGGTCGCGCACTGCCACGAGCAGCTCACCGAGCTCGCGGCGCGCGGCGCGATCAAGCCGCTGATCAGTGAGCGCGTGCCGCTGGGCGGCGCGGCGGCTGCCGTGCAGCGCGTCGCCGACGGCGTCACCACCGGCCGTGTCGCCGTGGTGCCCGGCCACGAGGGGGCGGGCGCATGA